A stretch of DNA from Pasteurellaceae bacterium RH1A:
TTATCCGCATCATCAACCGTCAGATCCTGATAGCGGATCTTACGCTGCCAGACGGCAAAGCGGTCGGTAATGCTTTCTCCAAAAGCCAGAAATTGGCGGAAAACCGCCGCTTGTGGCAGGGCGGTTTGGGGATAGGTGCTTTTTAAGCGTGTTTGGTAATCTTTGATATGGCGGCGAGCCTTGTTTGATGTTGCGTAAAAATAGCAAACCACCAAAAAGGTCACTGCCCTTATGGCCCAAAGGGGCAGGTATTGCACGATCAAGCGGGTTAAATTAAGGAAAAATTTGCTGCCCCGCTCCTGCTGTTTGGCCCAGTGTTGCGATGTCATAGCTTCTTCCCTGTTAAAACTCGCCCCACCATGCCCCAAAAGAGGCGGGTGTGCATTTTGCTGATCAGCCAATTATCCGCCCAGCCCCGAAAATGGGAAATGCCATTTTCAGCATAGCGAATCGGCGTATCCACCCATTCCAGCGGAATCTGTTGCCAATGGGCCTTGATGATAATTTCAATATCAAAATCCATCCCATTGCCAATATGCTGGGCTTCAATAAGGGGAATGGTGCTGGCCAAAGGATAGAGCCGAAAACCGCACATGCCGTCCTTAATGTCGAATGAATGGGTGTGAATGGCGTTCCAAAAGTCGGTAATTTTGCGTCCATAAAGGCGAGCTTTTGGTGCGTCTTGGCCATAAACAGGGTTGCCACAAATAAGGGCGGTCGGGTTTTGCTGGCTTTTTTCTCGCATTTTAAGGCTGTCAGCAAGCTGATGTTGGCCATCGGCATCCACCTGCAAGGCGTGGCTAAAACCCTGCTCATAGGCTAAGCAAAAACCAACTTTCATTGCCGCCCCCTTGCCGCCATTTTGAGGGCAGTAGTGGATTTGCAAATTTTCTACCTTTTCTAACCGCTTGAGGGCTTGAATATGCTCTGCACTTGAGCCATCGTCAATAATCAAGACCGGCCAGCCCAGCTCCAGCAAGGTTTGGGCCACTTGGCCGACTGTGGCGGAATGGTTGTAGTGGGGGATAAGGGCGATGGCCTTATACATTGATTTCCCCCTGTTCCTGTTTAAAAACGGCCTCAAAATCCAAACGGCTGAGTTTGGATTGGCTGTTGCGTGGCAGTTGGTGGGTAAAACGCCAAAAACGAGGCAGCCCCGAATGTTCTTGGCTGGTGATGAGGAATTGGCGAAGTTGGTTTATGACCGCATTTCGCCCTTGAGTTTGATAAACTGTCAAACCTTCTGTATGTAGGGCAACCCAAGCCGCAGGACGGGCGTGTTCAGGGTGTTGGGCGATATAGCAATCACTCACCCAAGGGTGTTTGAGTAAATCTTGTTCGATTTTGACTAGCGAAATCCGCTTGTCTCCAAATTTGACAATGCGGTCAATCCGCCCTAAAAGATGAAATTGATTGCCGACAAATTCCACTGCATCCGCCGTTTGCTCAATTTGATCTAACCAAGCCGACTGCACCCGCAAAGCCCCTTGCTCATTTTGGCTAAGTTGGGTAAGGGGTGTGGGTGTCCAAAATCCATCATCGGCACGAAAAGCAATGGCCCCCGTTTCAGTGCTGCCATAGCATTCAATCACTGGGATTTTCAGGGCAGCACGCAGGGCGTTGGCGGTATCCACGGGCAAAGCACCGCCTGAAGAAATCATTCCCTCAAAACAGCATTGCTGGAGTTTGGCTTCTTTTAGGTTAAGATGGGTCAGCAAGGCGGGGCTGCTGATCCAGACTGCTTTGGCGGCGGACAAGGTTTCCGCTATTAAATGTTCAGGATAGGGCAACTGCTTGCGAGCAATGCTCCAGCCCATGGTCAGGGGCAGAAAAATGCGGTAGGACAATCCATAGTGATGTTGGGCAGACACGCTAGAAACCAAGTGAATATGGTTGCCCGCCTCAAAAGGTAAGGACTGGCGAATGGCCTCCGATTCCAGCCACATACTCTTGGCGGTTTTAACCAAAATTTTCGGCTCACCACTGGAACCTGAGGTTTTGAGCCAGATTTCGGTGTCATTATTTTGCTCAACAAGCGGTGGGATTTGACAGATTTCTTGCAAAAGACCATAGCTTTCAAATCGCTTGTCATCAAAGAGAAAATCGGCATTTTGGGCGATCCAATCTTGGTTTTCAGCCAGTAAATTGGGTGGCAATAAAACCCTTACCTTGGCTTGAAAACAGGCCAGCAAGGTGCAGGCAAAATAAGCCGCATCCTCAAACCAAAAGGCGACCGATTTAACGCCATCTTGCTGTAATTGGCTGGCAATTTGTGCCGAACGTGCCAAAAAATCGCTTAAGTGCCAATCGGGATTGCGTGCAATAAGGGGTTCTTTTTTCATTCTGTTTGACTGTGTTGCTGTTTAACCCTTTGGCGAACCAACCATTCGCCAGCCATTAAAAGTGCCATCAAAAAATAGGAAATCAGGCCAGTAAAAATGGCCCAAGCCTCGTAAAATTGCCAAAAGATCAAGAGGCTGGCGGTTGCTATGTTAAAGATAAAAAATCCGCACCAAATTTGCGTGACCTTACGAGTATAACGCACGCCTGCCTCCGATAAATCAGGCGTTTGTAGCCGTGCCAAGCGTTCTACTACGGTTTGCGAACGCCATAAACTGCCACCAAAAATCGCCAGCAAGAAGCCGTTGATAATGACCGGATACCAGTACATACTGTCCACCGAGCGAGTTAAGCCAATGAAGAACAACAAGGCGGCTAGCACAAATGCAAAAAACCGCTGTTTTGGCTCCGCTTGTAGCAGCCCCTTAACCGCCCAAAGAATTGCCATTGCATAGGGCAGGTAAAAGAGGCTGGTCTTATCCTCCACCCAGAGCCAAATGAGGGGGTAGGCAAGGCTTGTTAGGGTGAGTAAGAGGTTAGTGAGGAATGTCATTATCTACCCTCCTCTCGATCCAATTCCCCTCTTTAGCAAAGAGGGGTTAGGGGAGATTTGGCAGAAGTAATAACAACAAGAGAGATGTATTGCCCAAAAGAAAACTCCCTTTATTTCTTCGTGTATCATTATTCCCTTTCTCCGTTTTCTCGTCTGCCAAATCTCCCCCAGCCCCTCTTTGCTAAAGAGGGGGGCTGAACCTCACGTCTTATATGCTCATCATTCTTCAATAACTATACCAACCCCACTACAACAAGCCTCGCCCTCCACCTTCATTTGGAAGGTCAATTTGCCCTTGCTTTCGTCCCATTTAAGGCTAAGTTCAAACTCATCATTAGGGCGGACGAATTTTTGGAATTTGAGTTTGTCCAGGCGCGCGAAATCCAATTCCTTGCCCAGCCATTGGTTGGCCTTATCCGCAATCCACTGCAATTCAATCACGCCCGGCACCAGTGGGAAGCTGGCAAAGTGATCTTTAAGGTAAACCAAGTCCAGTGGCACCTTGCCGACAGCGGTTAGTTGGTCGCCCTGATTTTCTTCCCTCAGCCAAAGAGGATCCTTCACCTGTTCCAAGCAAATGCGGTTAAATTCCAGCTTGTTGATTTTAGATTGGCTGTTGCGAGGCAGTTTGTCGGTGAAGCGCCAAAAACGAGGGATAGCAGATTTTTCTTGGTGCTCTGCCAGTGGTACTTTTAGAGCCTCAATCAAGGCACGGCGGCCTTTTTCTCGCAGGAAGTTGATGCCCTCTTGATTTAAGCCAACCCAAGCCGCTAAACGGGGTTGTTCGGGGTGTTGGGCGATATAGCAATCATCCACAAAGGCCTGTTGGTTGAGCTGGTTCTCAATGGCAGTAAGGGAGGTGCGTTTGTCGCCGATTTTGACAATCCGATCCGCCCGCCCTAGGAGGGTGAAGCCTGTGCCGGCAAATTCCACCACATCGGCAGTTTGCTCACGACCAGATAGCCAGACTGCCTCAATCCACAGTGTGCCATTGTCATCCGAACCCAGTTGGCTCTTTGGCAGGGTTTGCCAGAGATGAACATCGTCCCGAATGGCAATAGGGCCGGTTTCAGTGCTGCCGTAGATTTCAATCACAGGGGCTTGCAAGCAGTCTCGCATTTGTTGGGAAACCGCCTCAGGCAGGGCCCCACCCGATGAAATTACACCTTTCATTGCCTGTGGCAGGCGGGTGTTCTGCCAGTCAATCCGAGTTAGCATTGCTGGGCTGCTGATGACCACCGCACCTTGTGCCTTGCCGACTTCCGCTAGCATAGATTCAGGGAAGAACTGCTGCTTACGCCCAATCTGCCAGCCCTTGACCAGCGACATCATAATATGCACGGTCAGACCGTAAATATGCTGAATACTGACGGTGCTAATGGCCGTGATCTGGTTTTCTGCTGGAAAAGGCAGGGCTTGAGCCAAGGCTTCCGCACCCAGCCACATCTGCTGGGCGGTTTTGACGATGGTTTTTGCCTCGCCCGTACTGCCCGAGGTTTTAAGCCAGAGTTCGGTCTGGTTGGCATAATCCACAAGCGGGGGCAAATGGGCGATTTTTTGCAAATCGATAGCTTCGCCCAGGCTGTCAAACTGGATGGTATTGGGCTGGTCAAAGTCGCTATCTGTCACCCAAATTTGGGCGTGTTGCTTGACCCATTCGACACTTTCAGGCGTGGCATTAGGCGGAAAGAGCACCTTAACCCCAGCCTGCCAAGCGCCTAACAGGAGGCAGGCCAGTTTTGCCCCGTCTTCCAGCCAAACGGCCAGGGCTTGCACGCCATCTGCTTGAAGTTGGGCAGAGATTTTCAAGGCCTTTTGCTCGAAGTCGGCATAGGTCCAGCTTGGGAATTGGGCGATCAGGCTGTCAGCTTGGTAGTTCATCGGTGTTATTCTTGTGGAGTTTGGCTAATTTTTAAGACCGCTTGCACCACGTCATCCACCGTGCGAACGTTGCGGAAGTCCTCGGCTTGTAGCTTATGGCCGGTTTGGCGTTTGATGTAGT
This window harbors:
- a CDS encoding glycosyl transferase, with amino-acid sequence MYKAIALIPHYNHSATVGQVAQTLLELGWPVLIIDDGSSAEHIQALKRLEKVENLQIHYCPQNGGKGAAMKVGFCLAYEQGFSHALQVDADGQHQLADSLKMREKSQQNPTALICGNPVYGQDAPKARLYGRKITDFWNAIHTHSFDIKDGMCGFRLYPLASTIPLIEAQHIGNGMDFDIEIIIKAHWQQIPLEWVDTPIRYAENGISHFRGWADNWLISKMHTRLFWGMVGRVLTGKKL
- a CDS encoding AMP-binding protein; translation: MKKEPLIARNPDWHLSDFLARSAQIASQLQQDGVKSVAFWFEDAAYFACTLLACFQAKVRVLLPPNLLAENQDWIAQNADFLFDDKRFESYGLLQEICQIPPLVEQNNDTEIWLKTSGSSGEPKILVKTAKSMWLESEAIRQSLPFEAGNHIHLVSSVSAQHHYGLSYRIFLPLTMGWSIARKQLPYPEHLIAETLSAAKAVWISSPALLTHLNLKEAKLQQCCFEGMISSGGALPVDTANALRAALKIPVIECYGSTETGAIAFRADDGFWTPTPLTQLSQNEQGALRVQSAWLDQIEQTADAVEFVGNQFHLLGRIDRIVKFGDKRISLVKIEQDLLKHPWVSDCYIAQHPEHARPAAWVALHTEGLTVYQTQGRNAVINQLRQFLITSQEHSGLPRFWRFTHQLPRNSQSKLSRLDFEAVFKQEQGEINV
- a CDS encoding AMP-binding protein, producing the protein MNYQADSLIAQFPSWTYADFEQKALKISAQLQADGVQALAVWLEDGAKLACLLLGAWQAGVKVLFPPNATPESVEWVKQHAQIWVTDSDFDQPNTIQFDSLGEAIDLQKIAHLPPLVDYANQTELWLKTSGSTGEAKTIVKTAQQMWLGAEALAQALPFPAENQITAISTVSIQHIYGLTVHIMMSLVKGWQIGRKQQFFPESMLAEVGKAQGAVVISSPAMLTRIDWQNTRLPQAMKGVISSGGALPEAVSQQMRDCLQAPVIEIYGSTETGPIAIRDDVHLWQTLPKSQLGSDDNGTLWIEAVWLSGREQTADVVEFAGTGFTLLGRADRIVKIGDKRTSLTAIENQLNQQAFVDDCYIAQHPEQPRLAAWVGLNQEGINFLREKGRRALIEALKVPLAEHQEKSAIPRFWRFTDKLPRNSQSKINKLEFNRICLEQVKDPLWLREENQGDQLTAVGKVPLDLVYLKDHFASFPLVPGVIELQWIADKANQWLGKELDFARLDKLKFQKFVRPNDEFELSLKWDESKGKLTFQMKVEGEACCSGVGIVIEE